ATGTGTTACAAATTTATTGgaaaacagagaaataagcaATGCCCTCTTTGGCAAAAGAAAGTGCACTTCCAGGCCAAATCAGAACAAAGGAAACACACAAGCCACTGAACAACAAGCAAGAGACATATTTCATAGACCAAGAAGACACACATATCATGATGGCTTGTAGTATTTGGTAGCCACGAACGGCATCTTGGTGATGCTACCTTCATAAGGTTTCCATAGACAAAGCCCTGCTTCTAGCCTGAGACTGTCTCTTGCTCCTAGACCCGTTAGCCTGACCTTTCCCTCGGATTTCTCCAAGATTGCTTTAGCTAAATCAACTGCATGCTCTGATGGAACAGAGATCTCAAACCAGCCACGTCAGCATTGACCACCAGATAGATATGCTCATCAGTGCCTTTAGTAATCACCGAGTCATCAATGGCACCACCTTTCTCGTTTGTGAACGCTGTCAAGCTCCCGGTTCCAGGAGCCAAACGTGCCACATCAGCAACCACGAGCTTCTCCAGGAAAGGAACACAGTCTTTGCCTCTAAGACTCAAACCACACATATGTGCAACATCAAACAAACTCCCATTGACCCTGCCAGTTAACCGTTAGAGTCAATGATGGAGCCTTTGTACTGAATTGGCATACTCCAACCAGCAAAAGGAACCATTTTTCCTCCATTGGCGACGTGGAAGTGGTAAGTATTGTTCTCTATATTcttcttttaaattttgtaaatcaaGATAAATGCTAGTATTTCTTTATAAGTATTGCAAATCACAAGAAGAAAAAGTAGTGTTTGATCTTTGTACTATTTTGATACAACTTTCTTGTTGAAACTTTTGTTGTAGACTTTTCGTTATGTTTAGCATTGCTTCTATGAATATGAGTCATTTGATAGTACGAATAATGCATATTCTTTCTTTCAAAGTTTTTCTTTATGGATTCAAAGACATAAGGGGAACAAGCACATTACACACACTGAACCACTTGTCTTcctttatttcattaaaaaatcaCATATTTTTATGGTTTAGTTTTAGCCCTGTGATCTCACCCCTAGTTCCTTCATGAAGTCTTTGTTGTCTACCAGAACCTGTTATTGTTAACCACCAAACGCACACCTTTTTAGCAAAATCCAACACTGAATCTAGATGGTCCACTACAACTGGACCAGACCAGATTCATCATCTATTTCTCAAATCACTTACCGTTTTCCAGCCATCTGGATCGAGGAATGAGACAATCTTAGTGCCTATTCCAGGAAGAGGTCCTGGTTCTCTTGTGATATTTCCTCCTAGCTCTTTATTGACCATCCTCACAACTTCACCGCTTTTGTACACATCATCCGTGCCTATTGCAATCTGTTCATTACATGTAAACCATTTTAACCATCAAAGGAAAGAGCACAAACCGGTTTAACACAAACATAAACAGTAGGCAACAGTCTTAAGCACACACCTGTGCATATGCATTGCCCTTTTTGTACTCAGTCACGCCATAGTTATAGGCAAGGCCCAAAACTACCGACTCATTATATCCCATCATGCCTATGGTGTACTGTTCCATCCGGCAAAAAACAAGTAATTAAGTCACAGCGTACGTATATAGCTCAATAAGGTAAATTACTTGTCTACATTGTAACACTGATTGATTGCTTCACCTTGTGGTCAGGTCTCTCAATCCTTCTCAAGAGTCGCATCCCAAGGGCCTGCAGGGAATCAAAAGTGAGTTATAAAGTCATGAAACTCCACCAATGaatatcaaaacataaataaagcgTTTTCAGCAGCATTGTTTTTACCTTTTCATAGAATTTGATGGCACGTTCAAGGTCACCAACACGAAGCGTGACTTGACAGAATGGTTCAGGAGTTGGACCTCTTTGAATGAGCTCAAAAGTGTAACCATCAGGGTCTTTCACAAAGGCAATGATGCTGCTACAACCTTTGACCGGACCAGGTTCTCTGGTGACATTTCCACCCTTGGCACGGACGGTCTCAACCATTTTGTAAACCTGGAACAAAAAACTTCTCGATCAGGGACTGACATCTAAAAATCAAAGTAGGAGGACGACTTACATCTTGAGTTGAAATGGTGAAATGCCCTAATCCATCTCCAATGTCATATGAGCTAACATTATAATCtgtaaacatataaaaatgttaaactcAACATAAGAACCAAGTTGTTTCAGTTTTGTGGAAAAGTGCACAAGTTGATATTGGAAATATCTGGAAGAGAGTCAATGCTAATAGAAGATAAAagagtatatatatactgtatgtGAGCTCCACAGC
The Raphanus sativus cultivar WK10039 chromosome 1, ASM80110v3, whole genome shotgun sequence DNA segment above includes these coding regions:
- the LOC130495737 gene encoding lactoylglutathione lyase GLX1-like: WEPYITGSSRGVVSQTECFSSDGHSKSSGICSPRASSLRNLADVAPNGDLLDWPKNDTRRFFHVVYRVGDLDRTIKFYSECFGMKVSRKRDVPKEKYSNAFMGFGPEKSHFAVELTYNYNVSSYDIGDGLGHFTISTQDVYKMVETVRAKGGNVTREPGPVKGCSSIIAFVKDPDGYTFELIQRGPTPEPFCQVTLRVGDLERAIKFYEKALGMRLLRRIERPDHKYTIGMMGYNESVVLGLAYNYGVTEYKKGNAYAQIAIGTDDVYKSGEVVRMVNKELGGNITREPGPLPGIGTKIVSFLDPDGWKTVLVDNKDFMKELGVRSQG